Proteins encoded together in one Shewanella oneidensis MR-1 window:
- the aroC gene encoding chorismate synthase: MSGNSIGQNFVVTTFGESHGVALGCIIDGCPPGLELTEADMQHDLDRRRPGTSRYTTARREPDEVRILSGVFEGKTTGTSIGLLIENTDQRSQDYSNIKDLFRPGHADYTYQQKYGLRDYRGGGRSSARETAMRVAAGAVAKKYLKQVHGISIQGYMSQLGPICAETLDFSQIEQNAFFFPDASKLEALDEYMRELKKSGDSIGAKISVVATNVPVGLGEPVFDRLDADIAHALMGINAVKGVEIGDGFGVVTQKGSEGRDLMSPQGFESNHAGGILGGISSGQPIIAHIALKPTSSISVPGQSMTAQGEMAEVVTKGRHDPCVGIRAVPIAEAMLAIVLMDHLLRHRAQNQHVRSHTPILGMR; this comes from the coding sequence ATGTCTGGAAACAGTATTGGTCAAAATTTTGTGGTGACTACCTTTGGTGAAAGTCACGGTGTGGCACTCGGTTGTATTATTGATGGTTGCCCCCCAGGGCTCGAACTCACCGAAGCCGATATGCAACATGATTTAGACCGTCGTCGTCCTGGTACATCCCGTTATACCACCGCCCGCCGTGAGCCTGATGAAGTACGGATCTTATCCGGTGTGTTTGAAGGCAAAACTACGGGAACCTCCATTGGTTTGTTGATTGAAAATACCGATCAGCGCAGCCAAGATTATTCTAATATCAAAGATTTATTCCGCCCAGGCCACGCAGATTACACTTATCAGCAAAAGTATGGCTTGCGTGATTACCGTGGTGGCGGCCGCTCATCCGCCCGTGAAACCGCGATGCGCGTTGCTGCGGGTGCCGTGGCGAAAAAATATTTAAAACAAGTGCATGGCATTAGTATCCAAGGTTATATGTCGCAACTTGGGCCGATTTGCGCCGAGACCCTCGATTTTAGTCAAATCGAGCAGAACGCCTTTTTCTTCCCCGATGCGAGTAAGCTCGAGGCGCTGGATGAATATATGCGCGAGCTGAAAAAATCCGGTGATTCCATTGGCGCCAAAATTTCGGTGGTGGCGACTAATGTGCCAGTTGGACTGGGTGAACCCGTGTTCGATAGGCTCGATGCCGACATCGCCCATGCTTTAATGGGCATTAACGCCGTAAAAGGCGTGGAAATCGGTGATGGTTTTGGGGTTGTGACGCAAAAGGGCTCAGAAGGGCGCGATTTAATGTCGCCGCAGGGTTTTGAATCTAATCATGCGGGCGGCATCCTCGGCGGCATCTCATCGGGTCAACCGATTATTGCTCATATCGCATTAAAACCGACCTCGAGTATCAGTGTGCCGGGCCAAAGCATGACGGCCCAAGGAGAAATGGCGGAAGTGGTGACTAAAGGTCGTCACGATCCCTGTGTCGGGATCCGCGCCGTACCAATCGCCGAAGCGATGCTGGCGATTGTGTTGATGGATCATCTGTTAAGACATAGAGCGCAAAATCAGCATGTCCGTAGTCATACACCGATTCTTGGTATGAGATAG